One window from the genome of Alkalihalobacillus sp. LMS6 encodes:
- a CDS encoding 3'-5' exonuclease, which yields MTREHEEERVLHHALTKIDSMYERLSKVPIYRGDDFTQQVLEGQRHSLRESLKSAKVEPYFARLDFLDFEDPSKKVLYIGKVGIHDEEEDEPLVIDWRAPVASLFYSFNGSEDDVYYDSPEGIVEGEIKLKRNVVIRSRELKRVVDSYVEGQDSSGGDEFLLYKLGEQKDNKLKDIVSTIQTEQNTIIRADVRKALVIQGAAGSGKTTVALHRLAFLLYEYREKLRAERMMIFAPNAMFLDYIAQVLPELGVGNIRQSTYVSWGMTILNDTYSVESTTDRMFTRFEGSESQEKQKEIIVKGSLSFRRQLKTHLDHVLVSTLPNKDFIPWSSKSIPQKTILKWIQEDFSNSAPVKQRERLQARLKRWVEIEVKAYEDEKERKSYKAEGLKAVRAYMNGWKKPNVLKIYERFLIEQGLNRSKDLQSGLLAYEDLAPILFIHQELHGIEKESRFDHLVLDEAQDLSPFTLSILKDNTRAGGLTILGDLAQGIHGEEGILSWDSFVEVLDHKVAYVQMEKSYRSTMEIIDYSNHILQKVSNHPPTAKPVFRSGEPVQVMRETSEALFKWLERVQDYESAAILCRSIAESEKIYQQLVDTPIEVTLIRANDKTYKGGVSILPIYLAKGFEFDAVHILNVTPEFYPNDDMHCKLLYVGCTRALHSLTLSYPTIASEIIQDDK from the coding sequence TGCATCACGCACTTACGAAAATTGACTCGATGTATGAGCGTTTATCGAAGGTTCCCATTTACAGAGGCGATGATTTTACTCAACAAGTACTTGAAGGTCAGCGTCATTCTTTGAGGGAATCTTTGAAAAGTGCAAAGGTCGAACCGTATTTTGCGAGATTGGATTTTCTGGATTTTGAGGATCCTTCTAAAAAAGTGCTCTATATTGGCAAAGTCGGTATTCACGATGAGGAAGAAGATGAACCGCTTGTGATAGATTGGCGTGCTCCAGTAGCCTCTCTTTTTTACAGTTTTAACGGAAGTGAAGATGATGTGTATTACGATTCACCAGAAGGAATTGTTGAAGGGGAAATTAAGTTAAAACGCAATGTGGTTATTCGTTCAAGGGAATTAAAACGAGTAGTTGATAGCTATGTAGAGGGACAAGACAGCAGTGGGGGAGATGAATTCCTTCTTTATAAATTAGGAGAGCAAAAAGATAATAAATTGAAAGATATTGTCTCCACCATTCAAACAGAACAAAATACAATTATTCGTGCTGACGTTCGAAAAGCTTTAGTAATCCAAGGAGCGGCAGGAAGTGGGAAAACAACAGTGGCACTTCATCGTCTAGCATTCTTACTTTACGAATATCGAGAGAAGCTACGAGCGGAGCGGATGATGATTTTTGCTCCAAATGCGATGTTTCTCGATTATATCGCCCAAGTTTTACCTGAACTTGGCGTCGGGAATATACGTCAATCTACTTATGTAAGCTGGGGCATGACGATTTTGAACGATACGTATAGTGTTGAATCCACGACGGACCGAATGTTCACTCGTTTTGAAGGTTCAGAATCTCAGGAGAAACAAAAGGAGATCATAGTAAAAGGATCTCTTTCATTTCGACGTCAATTGAAAACCCATCTCGATCATGTGTTGGTAAGTACCTTGCCGAATAAAGATTTTATTCCTTGGTCCTCAAAAAGCATTCCGCAAAAGACCATTTTAAAGTGGATTCAAGAAGATTTTTCGAATTCAGCACCAGTAAAACAACGTGAGCGTTTACAAGCTCGATTAAAACGATGGGTTGAAATTGAAGTGAAGGCTTATGAAGATGAAAAAGAGCGCAAAAGCTATAAAGCAGAGGGACTTAAAGCTGTTCGTGCCTATATGAACGGGTGGAAAAAACCGAATGTGTTAAAGATTTACGAACGTTTTCTCATAGAGCAGGGACTGAACAGATCAAAAGATTTGCAAAGCGGTTTATTAGCCTATGAAGATTTGGCGCCAATTCTTTTTATCCATCAAGAATTGCACGGAATTGAGAAAGAAAGTCGCTTTGATCATCTCGTTTTGGATGAGGCGCAAGACTTATCACCTTTCACGCTATCCATTTTAAAGGACAATACGCGAGCTGGTGGATTGACAATTCTTGGAGACCTTGCTCAAGGCATTCATGGAGAAGAGGGGATTTTATCCTGGGACTCTTTTGTGGAAGTATTAGATCACAAAGTTGCGTACGTTCAAATGGAGAAAAGTTACCGTTCAACGATGGAGATTATCGACTACAGTAACCACATTTTACAAAAAGTGAGCAATCATCCTCCGACAGCGAAACCTGTATTTCGTAGCGGAGAGCCTGTTCAAGTGATGAGGGAAACGTCCGAGGCACTTTTTAAATGGCTTGAGCGTGTTCAGGATTATGAATCGGCTGCGATCTTATGTCGATCAATTGCCGAAAGCGAAAAAATCTATCAACAACTAGTAGACACTCCTATCGAGGTTACGCTAATTCGTGCAAATGATAAAACATACAAAGGAGGCGTTTCGATTTTGCCGATTTATCTTGCTAAAGGATTTGAGTTCGATGCTGTGCACATTCTAAACGTAACGCCAGAGTTTTACCCAAATGATGATATGCACTGCAAATTACTCTATGTTGGCTGCACAAGAGCCCTTCATTCTCTAACGCTGTCTTATCCAACAATAGCTTCAGAAATTATACAAGATGATAAGTAG
- a CDS encoding GDSL-type esterase/lipase family protein, translating into MVRESVVKYLAIGDSLTVGYGSSYHKGGFVPIYKSFAEQALNTRVRTMNIGVDGFTAKQIYGVVRSQSPSSIAEANLITITGGGNDLLAVLEGGLSSVTPALMDHAIKEAICYLQQTVGYITKIKKQTNVPYRILVFNSYNPFGPIPIANRFITEFNRALQSITRLPNVQVVDVYRVFKGNERVLLYQDHVHPNDKGYRLMAEEAAKKGFTLKFLN; encoded by the coding sequence ATGGTGAGAGAAAGCGTAGTTAAATACTTAGCCATTGGTGACTCGTTAACAGTCGGTTACGGATCATCCTACCATAAAGGTGGCTTTGTTCCTATTTATAAAAGCTTTGCTGAACAAGCATTAAACACACGTGTGCGCACGATGAATATAGGAGTTGATGGTTTTACTGCCAAGCAAATTTATGGTGTTGTACGAAGTCAATCCCCTAGCTCAATTGCCGAAGCGAATCTCATTACAATTACTGGTGGTGGAAACGACTTATTAGCAGTTTTGGAAGGTGGATTGAGTTCAGTTACGCCAGCACTCATGGACCATGCTATAAAGGAAGCAATATGTTATTTACAACAAACCGTTGGCTACATTACAAAGATAAAAAAGCAGACGAACGTCCCTTATCGGATTTTAGTGTTTAACAGCTATAATCCATTTGGTCCGATCCCGATTGCCAATCGGTTTATAACTGAATTTAATCGCGCGCTACAATCTATTACCCGCTTGCCAAATGTACAAGTAGTAGACGTTTACCGTGTCTTTAAAGGAAACGAGCGTGTTCTACTCTATCAAGACCATGTTCATCCAAATGACAAAGGTTATCGGTTAATGGCGGAAGAGGCAGCGAAAAAAGGCTTTACACTTAAGTTCCTAAATTAG